A region of the Mangifera indica cultivar Alphonso chromosome 10, CATAS_Mindica_2.1, whole genome shotgun sequence genome:
AGATCTAATCCAAGTCAAAACTAATTTATTAGCACGCAACCAATGAAAGTTGGATTAGTAACACCATCAAGAAAGAAAGGCGGTAAAGGTCACGCATTAATGACAATGAAACTTTATAGATTGTGAATGTCAAAAACatcaagaaattttaatttccatgCACGATATGTATCGAATACTATAAGAGAGGAAAAGTGATTGCCAATGTTAACTGATGTCAGTAACGAGGCCATCGAGTTATGAGCATAGGAGTCATCAGTGATTGGTGAAAGATATGAAGGCAAAAAAGTGGTTGTTAGTGGAAACCTAAGAATCGTAAGGGAAGAGGGTCCTACTAGTGAGAAACTTGGGGGAGGATTGTCGAGAGGTACTAGAATCAGAGAAGTATGTGAAGCGGCTATGGAGAACATCGGTTGAACATCAGTTGAACATCAGTGAAGAGTGGTCAGTGAAGAAAATGCAACCTAGTGCATGTGAGGCAGAGAAGAACACGCAATGCAGAGGATGGTCAAACCATAGTGCAACAAAGGTAGGACCTAAAGCTGGTGAAGAAAGCAAAGGAAGACAAGCTCGGTCTTGGTTGTAGATGCACCAAAGACAAAGGAACACAACATGATAACAGGGAAAGAAATCATCATGAAGCATCGAAAGGAGGGGAAAATGATGCCCACGATTTCACTAGAAAAGAGTTCATTAGTCGGAGTGAGGACGAGAGTTGACATTGGCTCAATCTCGGTCAAAAAAAGGATTGAAGGTGAAGGAACTGAAGTGTCAAAACCTTGAACGACAACTAGTGAAGAAGCTTACAAAGGTTAGGGGTGGCAGCTGGAAGGGACAAAAATACGTAAGGGGCAGTTGTACTTTGCCTAGTggagaaaaaccctaaaaaagaaTTATTGCATATGGTACTTTGCCAAAACGGAGGAAATTAGGGtgctaacaaaataaataaaagaaaaaaaaatattattattattatttttttttttgttcaattggAAAGACAAAAATAGCATGAGGATGTTACCCATTATGATACCATGTAAGAATTATGAATTGAATTGTAAActaaatgaatattattgatgaactattatacaatttatagtattacagtataatctaaaaagaaaatctaatcctatgaaacaagaaaaataatatacaccaAATCTTTGCATCTTCTAAATAAAAACAACTCTTCGTCTTCACATTTTGAATAGCTCTAGTAGGGtttaatcttttcatcttttaaaaccCTAGCTTTTAGCcctaaaaaattacaaacaattTGAATAGACATAATAAGTTGGGTaacttcataattttaataaaaataattagtgttaagaaattaaacaattttcattaacaaaaggAAACTACAGATAGATAGAGACTTTTCAAAAAGCCGAATAATGGAAATAGGCATTCCAcctattcaaattatttttttttatagtgatttttgtttataatgaaatgaataataaaaagttggatacaaaagaatttattacataataaaactttttatacaacaaaatcttatttacaataaacttatatgataacatgtgaatattatatatacctattttatatatataaatgtatatatatttatctgtatcattacatgatttgatgttattatatttttaattcaaaatatttaatcatataataacatatataaatatatatatttatatataaaataaatatatataattttattaattttctattattttagaatcatttaattatatattaactactaATATTATTGGCTAAAAGGagttttaaaatacaaaaaaaaattagattaataaaattttgtttatttgatgcGATAAGTTTAAATggagataaataaatatacagtATCCACATCATTAATTAAACTTACCTCTATCCCCCTTGAGAACTACCCTTTGGAGTTTGGACTATTTAATGAAGTAAAAGTCTGACCGATTAGACATTGAATATATTGTGTAATAGGAAGAGACAGATGAAACATCGCATTCATCCAagcaaaaacaaatttgaattaatatcacTTGGCCTTCCCTTCCCGCAAGAAACAAAAAGCAAGACACACTGCACCTTTGTcgagaataatataattaaagaaaaattcaagtttgtagaaaattttttattttaaaataagaattctAACCCCTTTGCCACTTTTTATCAGTTGAATAATAGTTCAACTAATGCCGTGGAAAAGGTTTTCAAAAGTTCTATGATAACGatattttaaggttaaattATGTTaggtataataattttaagattaattattaaatttaataattaattaatttaatataatttatttaattttaaaaaaatgattcgatttgaataaatttttttattatttaaaaaaaaccatttaaagttaatttagtttttccctttaaaaataatttagtttgattttataatccaatataatttatttataaatattgatttatttaaaattcaattaaatttgttaaatttgttgatccaaaaaaactatttaaaactaataatttgtaattagttttttttaataatatctaaaattatgttttatatttaaaaaatataataaatgtttgatgctattcaaaaaatatataataatttgataatgaattgaattgattggTTGTCTGACTGAATAGGTCAAATCGTAAACCAATAAAATAATCcgtctgattttaaaaacattgggcacgagaaatttattaaaagaaaatatcttttgaattttcaatttgagaAATTTAACTCAAATGTCTCCTTTTAGGGTGCTATCCACATCAAAGaaagttaattttgattttttaaaattaataaaattatatatatatatatatatatatatatatatatatatatatatatatttgtgatatacaatttaaatacataaataatatattattatataattaaaataatatttaattatataataatttattatttatatatttaaattatatataaaaaatacatacatataatataattcttaaaaaaaatataaatatgaagataCATTTGTCCTTGAATATTTGACTAGCTAGGATGACCACTcaattgtatttgttttatttataataaattcaacaCATGATGTAAGAAGGGTTTGATCATCATCTTTATTcaccaatatttatttttaataaaattatatatttatataatatgtataattttatgaataattaatcatatatcataatataattgaatattattttatatctcattttaaaatatatgtttatatgataacatatcattaattatacacaaagttatatatattatttatgcatgtaacattactcatttatttttatttttttttgttttctaataaatataaaattaaagagcATGACTAAATGTGATTGATGAATATTCAAGATAGAGACTTAACATAATGTTATTTCATGGACTGCTTCTTcgttgaatttattaaaaatactaaatatatataaattttatggttcttaattattataggccgaaggattattttccactcaaattttaatatcatgACAAATATgcaatcaaaaaatttaaaaacctcaaaattttacctataatctaatttcttttaaaattttatattagaaataaaaactaaaattatcattttatcaataatattaaaaaaatacaaaattcaatattttcctctctcaaaattttaaaaattaacacttcaCCCCTACTTAAAATTTTAGGCACGaacagtatttttaaaattagatcaaattgtttgatttgatcaattgaacCATAAACCAATCTATaatctaattttgttttataatccGATTTAGTCTATGTATAAATATTGacttatttaaatttcaattaaacttgGTAAATTTATTGAgctaaaaaaactatttaaaatcaataatttgtaattgatttttttctttattaatgtaataaaatgtcaattatttaattagcatatttaaaattatgttttatatttaaaaaatgtaataaatatttaatactatttaagaaatacataataatttaacaataataattagtAAGATAATCTGTCTGATTTCAAAAATGTTGAACATGAGAAATTTATTAGAAGAAAAtatcttttgaattttcaatttgagaTATTTAAGTGAAATGTCTATTTTTAGGATGCTATCCACATCAAAGGAAGgtaattcttatttttaaaaattaataaaattatatatttttttatatacaatttaaatatataaataatatattattaatatattattatataattaaaaataatatttaattatataataatatattatttatatatttaaattatatataaaatatatataatataacttttaaaaaatatacatatccttgaatatatatatatatatatttatgaccAGCTAGGATAACAgtcaattgtattttttttatttataataaattcaacaCATGATGTAAGAAGGGATTGATCATCATCATTAACcaccaatatttatttttaataaaattgtatatattatttattcatataacaatctttgtttatttttgttttcttttcctttctaataaatataaaattaaagagcAAGACAAGTTGATTGATGAATAATCAAGATAGAGACTTTAGATAATGTTATTTCATGGACTGTTTCTTCcctgaatttattaaaaatactaaatatatataaattttaaggttcttaatttattataggctaaataattatttttaatccaaattttaatattaaaataaatacatatttataaaattttaaaaattcaaaattttacttacaattaaatttttttattaaaaataaggataaaattatcattttatcaataatattaaaaaatacataaaattcaatattatctctcacaaaattttaaaaattaacaatttcagttttatttaaagttttttaacttttaaaatgtaacattttttccttcaaacttaaggtttatatttttctcctctCTGGCCACAATGCTTTTGCCGAGGACACACCAACCAATGCATCATCATCTTTCACCCTCTTTGACACGCGATATATATGTCTTTTCCTCACACACCAAAAAAGGTAAGAGATAAAGATGCATCAGCTAGTGTGTTCTCAGACAAAAACATTGTTATCGGTGACAGTAGATGGTGATCGGAGAGAGGAAGATtataaaccctaggtttgggaaGGGgtaatgttactttttaaagttaaaaaattttcgattgaagtgaaattattaatttttaaaacttgttagaaggaaaatattaaatttttctttttttaatattattaataaaataataattttattcttacttcaaataaaaatattttaataaaaattaggttACGGTggaactttaaattttttaaaatttataaatatatataattattctaatattaaaatttggatgtaAAATACTCCTGTAACCTTTATTATaggttatatttaaaattttgaattatattactCGAATGATTAGGACACGAGCCACAGTAGGCATCTATACGAAATAGCCACAGCATTCATACCGCATTAAGAAACTTCAACAACGACCTCATAttccaaaaaaataatcataataataaattggtCTATAAATAGGACTtaactttgttttatttattaacaagaatgaacttttaaatatttttagtaaatgaattaaattttcagattttttttgttaaattaaataaaattttactatcttctattaaaaatatcaaaataatcattttattttcaaattctaagataaaataaaacaaatgatattaattaactaatttattgaataactttaataaaaattattaaatatttaatcttttttataaaaaaatctaaaagttgaattactatataaaatgattagaattcaattctttttatagaaaattttaagaattcagtctttcaatatattaaaaaaaaaatccccttTCAAGTGTATTTATccctataattatatatatgcttagGCAGATATTATTCATATTTGAGCACAAAACATATGTAAGAGAATTCAAAGGTTATAAACTGAACACAAATTTATCAACTAATAATTGTaacattattttcaatatttagatcgataataattgtaacatataattgGTGACATGACATCAAACAAACCTAGGCCCCTTTTTCCTTTGAATTTGTGACAGTACTTGTTGAATAACTCAACTAAAATACAAGGAATTGAATTGTAAAAACCAAAGTGAAATGTTTATATATGCAATAGTTCAAATATTCTGCAGAAAATGCATGGAAATTGTCCCCTTACATTTGAgctatataattatcattactTCACCATCATCTTCAACCTCCATTCTTTTATCTCATTATGAGCTTTTCTCTGGTATTTAAGTTCCTGATATTTGCAGCTTTCATAAGGATTTCTTTTTTCCCCCATGTAAGCTGCAAAAACTTTCATCATTTCAATTTTTCCGACTTCCCTTATGAACGCATCAATGAGCTCAGAAGGTTCGATTCAGGCATAAATAAATATGCCATACAAGTAACATACGATCTCAGCGGAGACCGTATGAATAATCTATCCGGACGATCCTTCTACAGAGATCCATTTACTTTGTGGAgaataaatggaaaaaaaaacacCACTGCTACTTTCAGCACCACTTTTAAACTCAACATCGCTAATCAGTCTAATCCTGGCGGCGAAGGCTTGGCTTTTATAATTACCGGTAAGCCTGATCTTCCCAGGAACAGTGAAGGTCAATGGCTGGGCATTGTGAATTCTAGTACCAATGGATCGTCCGAAGCACAAATTGTTGCGGTTGAGTTTGACACCAGAAAGAGCTTTTCCGAAGATATTGATGATAATCATATTGGCTTGAATGTCAACAGTATTTTCTCCATGGATCAAGTTCCTTTAAGCGTCAAGCTTTCCTCGGGTGAAAATATAACTGTGCGTGTTGAGTATGATGGAAAAAACATGATTGCTTTTGTGGGATATGGGTTGATGGAGTTGAATCAAGTGCTTTCTCAGAATATTGATCTCTCTCAGTATCTCCCAGAAAAGGTTTTTGTGGGCTTCTCAGCGTCAACAAGCAATTTTGTCCAGTCGAATTGTGTTTTATCCTGGGAATTTCATGGTACGGATATTGATAAAAAGAGAAATCTAAATTGGGTTTGGATGGCGGTTGTAGTTGCTGTGGTTCTTCTTTTGTTAACCGGTGTGGGATTTTGCCTgtatagaagaagaaaacatgAACTCGAGGAGCTCAAGGATGCAGAAGGAATCGAGAGTCATATAAATGACTTCACTATGGCCCCGAAGAAGTTCAAACTGAGAGAGCTGAAGAAGGCAACAGGGAGATTCAGCCCCAAGAACAAGCTGGGAAAAGGCGGATTCGGAACTGTCTACAAGGGAACCTGGAAGAATAGAGAGATAGCAGTTAAACGAGTTTCGGAGACGTCAAGACATGGCAAGCAAGAATTCATTGCAGAAGTTACAACAATCGGCAGCCTGAGGCATAGAAGCCTCGTCAAACTTATTGGTTGGTGCTACGAGAAACATGAGCTCCTTCTTGTGTACGAGTACATGCCTAATGGAAGCTTAGACAAGTTCATATTCGTTGACGAGAAGACAGGATTGGATGAATCAACTCTGAATTGGGAAACAAGAGTCAGCATAATCCATGGAACTGCTCAGGCCCTGGAGTATCTCCACAATGGGTGTGAGAAAAGGGTGCTTCACAGAGATATCAAGGCAAGCAACATATTGCTCGATTCAGATTTCAAAGCGAGGTTGGGGGATTTCGGGCTGGCACGAACGATCCAGGATCAGAAAACTCATCACTCAACGAATGAGATCGCTGGAACTCCCGGATACATGGCGCCGGAGATTTTCTTGACTGGTAGAGCCACAGTGGAAACAGATGTTTATGCGTTCGGGGTGCTGATCATGGAAGTTGTTTGCGGAAGGAAGCCTGGAAATCAATGTGAACAAAACAATTATAACAGCAGCATTGTGCATTGGCTCTGGGAGCTTCACCGTAAGGGGCGTATTCTTGATGCTGCGGATTCAAAATTGGAGGGGAATTTTTCGGAGGAAGAAATGGAGTATATTTTGATTCTGGGCTTGGCTTGTTGCCATCCGAATCCTCATCAGAGGCCATCGATGAAATTGGTTTTGCAGGTTCTATCGGGAGAGGCAACAGCACCAGAAGTGCCAACAGAGAGGCCTTCATTTGTGTGGCCAGCCATGCCTCCATCCTTCAGTGAATGGGATCAATCTCTTGCAGGAAGCCAACTTACTCCATTTTCAGAAATCACAGGGCGATAGAATTATTGGTATAGGAAGATTAATAGCTTAGTTTGACGTATCATGTAAAATATGGAATTATGATGTTGGAGATTGTAGATTTTTTAAGTTCCaagaaagtaatttttttttcttgtaaagCAATTGCTTGTTAATGATCAATCCTGCTTTCTTAACATAAGTTATTTATACTTGCCGTATGCTCAgcttaaagtttattaattattgtcaattatataataaaaagaatctCCCATAGTGTgttacaataattaataatatgatgaatATCTATTAACTGGAGGTCTTAAATTACTTCAGAAATGCCAAGGGCTTCTACACTGCAATCAAAATGATTGCTTATCTAACAAGGTAAAATTATAACCACATTGACTAGCATGATCATAGCAAGTTTGACAGGTCCAACTACTCCAATGTCATGGGAAAAAGTTTCAGAAATTAAATCTACTTTCATGTTAAGCAGGCATGGACTTCTTGATGCATCGAAATCTATATACGTGAATCCACTGAAGGGTATTAAGCAAGTTACCGGCAAGTACAATTACCAACATTCAACAAGTATAAAACGCTTCAGGTTCTAAAAGAAGTCAACTTATTCTCTTATGTGACAAAGAGTAGTTAGTCACAATGCAGAggattttgtgaaaactttcTCTGTTGGGTTTTCGAGGGCGTTAATAACTGGTaataaagcaaaattaaaacttttaccCAGCTTAAAATGCCCGTTTTGCACATATGTTTCATGAATAtgatattaacatttataaGGTGTTAATAGATTATGATTGCATTAGGTGAACCTTTTGTTTTTTACATGACTAGAGAATAACCCTATCCAACCCTTGAGGGATGCCACATTTGTATTCATGGGAAACACAAACTCGAAAGGAGGATGGTTCAATTACAAGAGTTTGTTAGGGCTCTCTAATTGCATGCTTGTGTATTTAGGGTGAGAACGCAACAAGGGTTTTTGCAAAAATAGAAGTTGTATTATTTTTCTAGCGAAATGCCTCCCTTTATAATGTTTGGACACCTGGAACAATCAGTTCCTTAACATGGAAAGATCATTCCTCTCCTCATGACAGCGCACAACCGACAAGGACCATACATAGTCATGCATGGTCAAGAAAAAGTAAAACTTGTCTTTTCTGTCCCATTAGACAAGCTTAGTTCATTCGTTGTCCCACTCTCATCTTTAAACACCAGGTTATCATCTAATAATCCTCGCATTGAAGTTCTAATTAACTCAATGTGCGTGTGACTGTAAGCTCTCTATTGAGCTAGTagtattcaaatttaaatcaaatctaaacacAGACTAAGATTGACTTCTAGTAAGACATCATGGTCACCCAGTCAACAAAGTGTCAATAGACATCTCTTAAACCACAACATCACAATtacttataatttaattctttcGTTAATCAATATCTCTCTAGATTGAGACATAGAATTGTGTCATTATGTCTATCTTAATAGCACTTcgatatgaactaatacacatcaatgactaatatGAATTAGACTATAACTTATCCCACtattagggctagattcgaggaGAGCTTTTTCAGGCTCGAAATGAGTTTGGCTCGAATGAGCCCTAAACGAGCCTATTATAAACGAGCATGAACACGAACAAGAGCTTAGTCAAAAATCAGAAAACGAACATGAGCTCGAACCCAAACAAGGCAATACTCGGCAAGTCGAGTTGGGCTCTCTAGTTAACCTGGCTTTCATTGCATTGAGTTAGGCCTTCTATTGTCCACAATGATTATTGTTCAAAAGTTTGCTTTGCTAGCCTTCTATTGCATGAAAAAACACCACCATTTTGGAccaattaaactaaactaaacccaaaaaaaatccTAACATTTTCTGCTCTTCTTCTTGCCATTTCTCTAAAACTGTTACTACCATTCGAACTCCTTCATTCGTTGATAGTTCAAACCGTTCAACTACCATGACTACAACACCATTCAGCGGCTGACGAGGTTTatctttgtattttgttttttttttcattacacAACAGCTTTTtagctttcttctttttcatttctctgGTGGTTTTCCACTCCAGCAGCAAGATTACTCAATCCCGTTCATCAAGTGAGGTAACTTTTCCAAACTACAATTTTTGTGAATCATTGTGTTCAGATCTGGAACTTATTgttgttatattaatattgagTCAGAAAATACACTGTTGGAAGTACTTTGAAATATTTAGCATCTGAAAGATAGTGGCTCAGATTGTGTCATGTCTCCTATAAAAGTTAGGTTGAAGAAGATGTTGGCAAGCTAgaacaaaaaatgaaagtaaacaaatattaaaatagtcTTCTTTCCTTGACAAAAAAATGTTGTGCTATTGACTATTCTTCCCATTTTTTACTATGTGTCCAGCATATCAAATTCACTTGACAAGTGTCCATGCTTAGCTAAAATGCATTTGTCATTTGTCATTTGTCATTTTTGGTAGTGGTTCCTTTTgtatcttttttcctttatttacattttatttctaaaatgcATACAacagtttcaaaaatgaaattgggaaatttaaagaaaaaaatacaagcCAGAACCTAAGCTTAAAGTCGAGCCAAGCGAACCTGAACTAATAGATTCGAATCCGAGTTAGGTGCAAGCTGAACACAaacacttaaattataaagtGAGCCAAACACGAACATATGTTTTGACGAGCTCGGAGAGCCTGAGCTGAGTTTAACTGAAAAGAGCCAAAAAACGAGTTGAACCCTATTCGGGCTTGACTCGGCTTGTATCTACCCCTGCCCACTATGACATAGATTCAAGCGACCATAAATGTCTTTCAGTATTTTCATGTGAAATTTCTCCCTCTATGGTCAAGAGTgacaaattctttattgatcTACTATAGCTTCCATATATCTCACGATATAATAAATCACTACCTTTTTGGTTACCTTAGTTATGATGACACATTGGATAacgtcaaaccataccaatccttacacGAGACAGTttgacaacctcaagtcaaatgatcacatGCATTTGTGatgtttaaaggatttattccatagatatTGGAACAACTATCTACATTTATATCCTCTAATCGGGTCAATCCAATAAACATGTTTACAATGTGCATTAATGTGTATCACTAAGCTATTGACAAACTACTTAAACAAGTAAGAATTGTCTTCACCTTTTGGTTGAgtcactcaacactataataatctcatcatcgTTACTAGTGACCTTGCTTATAGCAATGTTGGGATTACAAACATTTCTAAAAGggaggactatttcccacccaacttttgatacGTTCTTAAAATGCCACCCACAACAGATGGAAATCCACTTTTCTCACCTATGACCAAACTGGACAGGggaaaaatcgtcatttactatttaaaaccttaaaactttaaaattttattgtttcccccctccaggttttaaaaactaataactaacccatcctcaaagtttgaaaaatttaattttacccctagggtttgcttccttcttcggccaccaccgacAGTCGACGTATtcgatcgatctcccatctctgactacaaagtacgacgaaggatgacccttcatcgtccaaatctggaagaacaaacgaaggacgacgcttcgtcatccttcgtcatAGCGACTGAACGACATGACAAGTGATAAAGGATAGCGAAGTGTCGTCTTTCGTTGTCTGGATAGAGCGACGAAGGGAGACCTGTTCGTTGCACGATGGTACGATGAAGAGATCTATATTATTTGCAtgatcatataatcatatacatataaattatattataataaatcatttattaataattaatataaaattataattacaaatgtcaaatgcGATTGGCTCTATGAGACCTACCCCaataatctctcacttgcatTATTGTCAATTAGTCACATATCTAATATCATATCCAACTACAAGTATATCATGTTTCTGCGATAGAGATTTTATCAATAAGtcagccaaattgtcatctatgTCTATCCTTGCCATCTGTATATTACTATACTAAATAATTTCTCTAATCAGATGGTATCGTTTAAGCATATGTTTGGACCTTTGATGAGACCGCGATTTTTTTGCCTGAGCAATAACTCTATTCTTGTCACAATAGAGCTCAATAGATTCAATAATGTTTGGAACCATTCTAAGTTTTGTCACAAACTTCTTAATCCATACAACTTCTCAGTAGATTCAGTAATGTTGGACTCTATTGTAAAATCAACCACTGCATTTTGCT
Encoded here:
- the LOC123228323 gene encoding probable L-type lectin-domain containing receptor kinase S.5; amino-acid sequence: MSFSLVFKFLIFAAFIRISFFPHVSCKNFHHFNFSDFPYERINELRRFDSGINKYAIQVTYDLSGDRMNNLSGRSFYRDPFTLWRINGKKNTTATFSTTFKLNIANQSNPGGEGLAFIITGKPDLPRNSEGQWLGIVNSSTNGSSEAQIVAVEFDTRKSFSEDIDDNHIGLNVNSIFSMDQVPLSVKLSSGENITVRVEYDGKNMIAFVGYGLMELNQVLSQNIDLSQYLPEKVFVGFSASTSNFVQSNCVLSWEFHGTDIDKKRNLNWVWMAVVVAVVLLLLTGVGFCLYRRRKHELEELKDAEGIESHINDFTMAPKKFKLRELKKATGRFSPKNKLGKGGFGTVYKGTWKNREIAVKRVSETSRHGKQEFIAEVTTIGSLRHRSLVKLIGWCYEKHELLLVYEYMPNGSLDKFIFVDEKTGLDESTLNWETRVSIIHGTAQALEYLHNGCEKRVLHRDIKASNILLDSDFKARLGDFGLARTIQDQKTHHSTNEIAGTPGYMAPEIFLTGRATVETDVYAFGVLIMEVVCGRKPGNQCEQNNYNSSIVHWLWELHRKGRILDAADSKLEGNFSEEEMEYILILGLACCHPNPHQRPSMKLVLQVLSGEATAPEVPTERPSFVWPAMPPSFSEWDQSLAGSQLTPFSEITGR